One genomic window of Acidovorax radicis includes the following:
- a CDS encoding RidA family protein codes for MAQRDVVFPAGRQALYERNRYSPAVRSNGFLFVSGQVGSREDGSPEPDLKAQVRLAFVHLNAVLQAAGCTFDDVVDVTMFVVNPEANFEAVWSIVPEFWGEAPYPTLTGIGVTWLYGFQFEIKVIAKLP; via the coding sequence ATGGCCCAACGTGATGTGGTGTTTCCTGCCGGGCGCCAGGCGCTGTATGAACGCAACCGCTATTCGCCGGCGGTTCGGTCCAACGGGTTTCTGTTTGTCTCAGGCCAGGTGGGCAGTCGCGAGGACGGCTCGCCTGAGCCGGACCTGAAGGCACAGGTCCGCCTGGCGTTTGTCCACCTGAACGCGGTGTTGCAGGCTGCGGGGTGCACGTTTGACGACGTGGTGGATGTAACGATGTTCGTGGTGAACCCCGAGGCGAATTTCGAGGCGGTGTGGAGCATCGTGCCCGAGTTCTGGGGCGAGGCGCCCTACCCCACGCTCACCGGCATTGGCGTGACGTGGCTGTATGGGTTTCAGTTCGAGATCAAGGTGATTGCGAAGCTGCCGTAA
- a CDS encoding serine hydrolase domain-containing protein, producing MNPTALARLRSVLQTHVDQGLLPGAVALVHHRGHTVLHEAVGHQRPPSTEAAMPAMAPDTVFRIYSMTKPIASLVAMMLMEEGRLLLSHPVAHYLPAFAGQQVFDPATGTTTPARREATVHDLLRHTAGLSYAWETGTVPDAYRTARIGSRRHSNAELAAALGPLPLVHQPGTCWEYSRATDVLGAVLEVIEGESLSTILQRRVFGPLGMQDTGFAVPAAQQHRLAEPFARDPQTGLSMPLIDVTALSAFESAGGGLVSTASDYARFLQLMLGRGTASGPNGPVRLLGRATVDFMTADHLDNLPVAGDILPTGYGFGLGVAVRTATGLTTRPGSAGHYSWSGLGGTFFFVDPAEDLFAILLTQAPGQLRYLCELYPALVYAALQ from the coding sequence ATGAACCCCACCGCCCTCGCCCGCCTGCGCTCCGTGCTCCAAACCCATGTGGACCAGGGCCTTCTGCCCGGCGCCGTGGCGCTGGTGCACCACCGGGGCCATACCGTGCTGCACGAGGCCGTGGGCCACCAGCGCCCGCCCTCCACCGAGGCGGCGATGCCCGCGATGGCACCCGACACGGTGTTCCGCATCTACTCCATGACCAAGCCCATCGCCTCGCTGGTGGCGATGATGCTTATGGAAGAAGGCCGCCTGCTGCTGTCACACCCCGTGGCGCACTACCTGCCCGCGTTTGCCGGGCAGCAGGTGTTTGACCCCGCCACCGGCACCACCACACCCGCGCGGCGCGAAGCCACCGTGCACGACCTGCTGCGCCACACCGCCGGCCTGAGCTACGCCTGGGAGACCGGCACGGTGCCCGACGCCTACCGCACCGCCCGCATCGGCTCGCGCCGCCACAGCAATGCCGAGCTGGCCGCCGCGCTGGGCCCGCTGCCGCTGGTGCACCAACCCGGCACCTGTTGGGAATACAGCCGCGCCACCGACGTGCTGGGGGCCGTGCTGGAAGTGATCGAGGGCGAGAGCCTGAGCACCATCCTGCAACGCCGGGTGTTCGGCCCCCTGGGCATGCAAGACACGGGCTTTGCGGTGCCCGCCGCGCAGCAACACCGCCTGGCCGAACCCTTTGCGCGCGACCCGCAGACCGGGCTCAGCATGCCGCTGATCGACGTGACCGCCCTGTCCGCATTCGAGTCGGCCGGCGGCGGGCTCGTGTCCACCGCCAGCGACTACGCGCGTTTTCTGCAGCTCATGCTGGGCCGGGGCACAGCATCGGGGCCCAACGGCCCCGTGCGCCTGCTGGGCCGCGCCACCGTGGACTTCATGACCGCCGACCACCTGGACAATCTGCCCGTGGCGGGCGACATCCTGCCCACGGGCTACGGCTTTGGCCTGGGGGTGGCCGTGCGCACCGCCACGGGGCTGACCACACGCCCAGGATCGGCAGGGCACTACAGTTGGAGTGGCCTGGGCGGCACCTTCTTTTTTGTGGACCCTGCGGAAGACCTGTTTGCCATCCTGCTCACCCAGGCGCCCGGCCAGCTGCGGTATCTGTGCGAGCTGTACCCGGCGCTGGTGTATGCGGCGCTTCAATAG
- a CDS encoding LysR family transcriptional regulator, translating to MDRFDAMLAFARVVESGSFTKAAHTLHMSRTTITQLVQQLEDRLRVKLLHRTTRRVQVTVDGAAYYERVVRLLADLDDAETSLSAASCAPRGRLRVDVPSPLARLVLIPALPAFHVQYPDILIHMGVSDRPVDMIGDNVDCVVRGGSITNPSLVARHVGDLQLRVYAAPSYLQRAGMPDHPQVLEGPHHRTVGFLWARTGQPLPFDMRRGTEHVRAQGHDICAVDDGNAYLAAGLAGLGVLWLPDYMARPHVATGELVPLLQDWTLEPMPLYVAYPPQRHVSAKLRVFIDWVVGLMALHAPLQG from the coding sequence ATGGACCGTTTTGACGCAATGCTGGCCTTTGCCCGCGTGGTGGAATCCGGCAGCTTTACCAAGGCCGCCCACACCTTGCACATGAGCCGCACCACCATCACGCAGCTCGTGCAGCAACTGGAGGACCGCCTGCGCGTGAAGCTGCTGCACCGCACCACACGGCGTGTGCAAGTCACCGTCGATGGCGCCGCGTACTACGAACGTGTGGTGCGCTTGCTAGCCGACCTGGATGACGCCGAAACCAGCCTCTCCGCAGCATCGTGCGCGCCGCGCGGCCGCCTGCGGGTGGATGTGCCAAGCCCCCTGGCCCGGCTCGTCCTCATCCCCGCGCTGCCCGCATTCCACGTGCAGTACCCCGACATCCTCATCCACATGGGTGTGAGCGACCGCCCCGTGGACATGATTGGCGACAACGTGGACTGCGTGGTGCGCGGAGGCTCCATCACCAATCCCTCGCTGGTTGCGCGCCATGTGGGTGACCTGCAGTTGCGCGTATACGCCGCCCCCAGCTACTTGCAGCGCGCTGGCATGCCGGACCACCCGCAGGTGCTGGAAGGCCCGCACCATCGCACCGTGGGGTTTCTGTGGGCGCGCACGGGCCAGCCACTGCCGTTTGATATGCGCCGTGGCACCGAACACGTGCGCGCCCAGGGCCACGACATCTGCGCGGTGGACGACGGCAACGCCTACCTGGCCGCAGGGTTGGCGGGCCTGGGCGTGCTCTGGCTGCCCGACTACATGGCCCGTCCCCATGTGGCCACCGGCGAACTGGTGCCCCTGCTGCAGGACTGGACGCTGGAGCCGATGCCCCTGTACGTGGCCTACCCACCCCAACGCCATGTGAGCGCCAAGTTGCGGGTGTTCATTGATTGGGTGGTGGGGTTGATGGCGCTGCATGCGCCGCTTCAGGGATGA
- a CDS encoding shikimate kinase codes for MQIRCALVGMPGSGKSTVGRQLAHRAGVPFIDLDHRLEQTLGTTIRSFFEAEGEARFRDIEAQVLADVARQPGGMVLSTGGGAVLRPENREVLRQFGNVLYLRASPEEIYKRVKHDKTRPLLQGGNPMDKLRALYAQRDHLYRETAHYVIETGRPSVHTLVNMVMMQLEMAESAGAGAPEAPSPGA; via the coding sequence ATGCAGATTCGCTGCGCACTGGTCGGCATGCCCGGCTCGGGCAAATCCACCGTCGGCCGGCAACTGGCCCACCGGGCGGGTGTGCCCTTCATCGACCTGGACCACCGGCTGGAACAGACCCTGGGCACCACCATCCGCAGCTTTTTCGAGGCCGAGGGCGAAGCGCGCTTTCGCGACATCGAAGCCCAGGTGCTGGCCGACGTGGCCCGCCAGCCCGGCGGCATGGTGCTGTCCACCGGCGGCGGCGCCGTGCTGCGCCCCGAAAACCGCGAAGTGCTGCGCCAGTTCGGCAACGTGCTGTACCTGCGCGCCTCGCCCGAAGAAATCTACAAGCGCGTCAAACACGACAAGACCCGCCCGCTGCTGCAAGGCGGCAACCCCATGGACAAGCTGCGCGCGCTCTACGCCCAGCGCGACCACCTGTACCGCGAAACCGCCCATTACGTGATCGAGACCGGGCGACCCTCGGTGCATACGCTGGTCAACATGGTGATGATGCAGTTGGAGATGGCGGAGAGCGCGGGCGCGGGCGCTCCCGAAGCGCCCAGCCCCGGCGCCTGA
- a CDS encoding sensor domain-containing diguanylate cyclase has product MVATVVLGMLCVHLLCFSGMFMLISTRLRGRKMGTDVFAIGSLLLGLAYVLQLLDAPRTWGLMSVVNHTLTLCAPVAYGLGAARFFDRPVSVVRPLLALAGGYTVAQVLVQAMLGSEARYALLAAACALLFVVMAVVLLYGMRTFARHLRAEMAVFAALIGGLGAMNAAKCVLILSGGLDSLDMGHPFQTAFYIYMSFLGTVLPPAVVWLVLHRLTDDLRVMAVHDPLTGVLNRRGLADALDAYFRSRPAAKAHLLMVDIDHFKRINDTYGHKAGDIVLRAVAAIIQRTARQGDLTCRLGGEEFVVIALDTDSAGAMQLAERVRDAIEHSEFPGVGPHGPIRCTVTLGLTGSFASMDALDASMQQADAALYRGKRSGRNRVEWAQAPEAPGQPA; this is encoded by the coding sequence ATGGTTGCCACTGTTGTCCTCGGCATGCTCTGCGTGCACCTTCTGTGCTTTAGCGGGATGTTCATGCTGATCAGCACCCGGCTGCGTGGCAGGAAGATGGGTACCGATGTCTTTGCCATTGGCAGTCTCTTGCTGGGTTTGGCCTACGTGTTGCAGCTTCTGGACGCCCCCCGGACCTGGGGGCTGATGAGCGTCGTCAACCACACCCTGACGCTGTGCGCCCCCGTGGCTTATGGGCTGGGCGCAGCCAGGTTTTTTGATCGACCGGTTTCTGTGGTGCGCCCCCTGCTTGCCTTGGCCGGGGGCTACACCGTAGCGCAGGTGTTGGTGCAAGCAATGCTCGGATCGGAGGCCCGCTATGCATTGCTGGCCGCTGCATGTGCCTTGCTCTTTGTGGTGATGGCGGTGGTCTTGCTCTATGGCATGCGCACGTTTGCGAGGCATCTGCGTGCCGAGATGGCCGTGTTTGCCGCCCTGATCGGTGGCCTCGGTGCCATGAATGCGGCGAAGTGTGTGTTGATTCTCTCGGGCGGGCTGGACAGCCTCGACATGGGTCACCCCTTCCAGACGGCGTTCTACATCTACATGTCGTTCCTGGGGACGGTGCTTCCGCCGGCGGTGGTGTGGTTGGTTCTGCACCGCTTGACGGATGATCTGCGGGTCATGGCGGTGCATGACCCGCTCACCGGGGTGCTCAACCGGCGCGGTCTGGCGGATGCGCTGGATGCATATTTCCGCTCACGCCCAGCAGCAAAGGCGCACTTGTTGATGGTGGATATAGATCATTTCAAGCGTATCAACGATACCTACGGCCACAAGGCGGGCGACATCGTTTTGCGCGCGGTGGCCGCAATCATTCAACGCACGGCCCGCCAAGGCGATCTCACCTGCCGGTTGGGCGGTGAGGAGTTCGTGGTCATTGCGCTCGACACGGACAGCGCTGGCGCCATGCAACTGGCAGAGCGTGTGCGCGATGCGATTGAGCACAGCGAATTTCCCGGAGTCGGCCCGCACGGACCGATTCGATGCACCGTCACCCTCGGCCTCACCGGGAGTTTTGCCAGCATGGACGCGCTGGACGCCAGCATGCAGCAAGCGGATGCCGCGCTCTACCGGGGCAAGAGGTCAGGGCGCAATCGCGTGGAATGGGCGCAGGCCCCAGAGGCCCCTGGGCAGCCCGCATAG
- the metH gene encoding methionine synthase, with translation MKLSGLEPVSIGEGSLFVNIGERTNVTGSKAFARMILNGQYEEALAVARQQVENGAQVIDINMDEAMLDSKAAMVRFLQLIASEPDIARVPIMVDSSKWEVIEAGLRCIQGKGIVNSISMKEGVEAFKRQAKLVKRYGAAAVVMAFDEQGQADTYARKIEICERAYRILVDEVGFAPEDIIFDPNIFAVATGIEEHNNYAVDFIEAVRWIKQHLPGAKVSGGVSNVSFSFRGNDPVREAIHTVFLYHAIQAGMDMGIVNAGMVGVYDDLEPVLRERVEDVVLNRRPDAGERLVEIAETAKSGAKDESKKLEWRGTPEHPKTVGERLSHALVHGITDFITEDTEEAYRAILAKGGRPLHVIEGPLMDGMNVVGDLFGAGKMFLPQVVKSARVMKSAVAHLIPYIEEEKRQDEAAGRDVRSKGKIIIATVKGDVHDIGKNIVTVVLQCNNFEVVNMGVMVPCHEILARAKVEGADIVGLSGLITPSLEEMQYVAGEMQKDEHFRIKKIPLLIGGATCSRVHTAVKIAPHYEGPVVYVPDASRSVSVAQSLLGDGVESYVAEVNADYDKVRTQHANRKQTPLWPLTKIRANKTPVDWSHYQPTVPRALGRRVFSNFDLAELAKYIDWGPFFQTWDLAGPYPAILQDEIVGEEATRVFADGQAMLKKIIEGRWLTASGVLALYPANSVNDDDIEFYTDESRTEVAMTWYGLRQQAEKHVIDGVTRPSRCLADFVAPKSSGIADYAGMFAVTGGLGVEKREKAFIDAFDDYSAILFKSLADRLAEAFAECLHQRVRTDLWGYAANENLGSADMIAEKYQGIRPAPGYPACPDHSAKTDLFRVLQCEDIGMQLTESLAMMPAASVSGFYIGHPDSVYFNVGKIGEDQLHDMAERRGMDEAVLARLLAPIL, from the coding sequence ATGAAGCTGTCCGGCCTGGAGCCCGTCTCCATTGGCGAGGGCAGCCTGTTCGTCAACATCGGCGAGCGCACCAACGTCACGGGTTCCAAGGCGTTTGCGCGCATGATCCTGAACGGCCAGTACGAAGAGGCCCTGGCCGTGGCGCGCCAGCAGGTCGAGAACGGCGCGCAGGTCATCGACATCAACATGGACGAGGCCATGCTCGACAGCAAGGCGGCCATGGTGCGTTTTCTGCAGCTGATCGCGTCCGAGCCCGACATTGCGCGTGTGCCCATCATGGTGGACAGCTCCAAGTGGGAGGTGATCGAGGCCGGGCTGCGCTGCATCCAGGGCAAGGGCATCGTCAACTCCATCAGCATGAAAGAAGGCGTCGAGGCGTTCAAGCGCCAGGCCAAGCTCGTCAAGCGCTATGGGGCGGCGGCCGTGGTGATGGCGTTCGACGAACAAGGCCAGGCCGACACCTATGCGCGCAAGATCGAGATCTGTGAGCGCGCCTACCGCATCCTGGTCGATGAAGTGGGCTTTGCGCCCGAAGACATCATCTTCGACCCCAACATCTTTGCCGTGGCCACCGGCATCGAAGAGCACAACAACTACGCGGTCGACTTCATCGAGGCTGTGCGCTGGATCAAGCAGCACCTGCCGGGGGCCAAGGTGTCGGGCGGCGTGTCGAATGTGTCGTTCAGCTTCCGCGGCAACGACCCGGTGCGCGAGGCCATCCACACGGTGTTCCTGTACCACGCCATCCAGGCGGGCATGGACATGGGCATCGTCAACGCGGGCATGGTGGGCGTGTACGACGACCTGGAGCCCGTGCTGCGTGAGCGTGTGGAAGACGTGGTGCTCAACCGCCGCCCCGACGCGGGTGAGCGCCTGGTGGAGATCGCCGAAACCGCCAAGAGCGGCGCCAAGGACGAGAGCAAGAAGCTCGAATGGCGCGGAACGCCCGAGCACCCCAAGACCGTGGGTGAGCGCCTGTCGCACGCGCTGGTGCATGGCATCACCGACTTCATCACCGAAGACACCGAAGAGGCTTACCGCGCCATCCTGGCCAAGGGCGGCCGCCCGCTGCACGTCATTGAAGGCCCGCTCATGGACGGCATGAACGTGGTGGGCGACCTGTTTGGCGCCGGCAAGATGTTTTTGCCCCAGGTGGTGAAAAGCGCCCGCGTGATGAAGTCTGCCGTGGCCCACCTCATTCCCTACATCGAAGAAGAAAAACGCCAGGACGAAGCCGCCGGGCGCGACGTGCGCAGCAAGGGCAAGATCATCATCGCCACCGTCAAGGGTGACGTGCACGACATTGGCAAGAACATCGTCACCGTGGTCTTGCAGTGCAACAACTTCGAAGTGGTGAACATGGGCGTGATGGTGCCCTGCCACGAGATCCTGGCACGCGCCAAGGTCGAAGGGGCCGACATCGTGGGCCTGTCAGGCCTGATCACCCCCAGCCTCGAAGAGATGCAGTACGTGGCGGGCGAGATGCAGAAGGACGAGCACTTTCGCATCAAGAAAATCCCGCTGCTCATCGGCGGCGCCACCTGCAGCCGTGTGCACACCGCCGTCAAGATCGCCCCGCACTACGAAGGCCCCGTGGTCTATGTGCCCGACGCCTCGCGCAGCGTGAGCGTGGCGCAGAGCCTGCTGGGCGATGGCGTCGAGAGCTACGTGGCAGAGGTCAACGCCGACTACGACAAGGTGCGCACCCAGCACGCCAACAGAAAGCAGACCCCGCTGTGGCCCCTGACCAAGATCCGCGCCAACAAGACCCCGGTGGACTGGAGCCATTACCAGCCCACTGTGCCGCGCGCGCTGGGCCGCCGGGTGTTCAGTAATTTCGACCTGGCCGAGCTGGCCAAATACATCGACTGGGGCCCTTTCTTTCAGACCTGGGACCTGGCCGGCCCGTACCCCGCCATCCTCCAAGACGAGATCGTGGGCGAAGAGGCCACGCGCGTGTTTGCCGACGGCCAGGCCATGCTGAAAAAAATCATTGAAGGCCGCTGGCTCACGGCGTCGGGTGTGTTGGCGCTGTACCCCGCCAATTCCGTCAACGATGACGACATCGAGTTCTACACCGACGAATCGCGCACCGAGGTCGCCATGACCTGGTATGGCCTGCGCCAGCAGGCCGAGAAACACGTCATCGACGGCGTGACGCGCCCCAGCCGGTGCCTCGCCGACTTTGTGGCCCCCAAAAGCAGCGGCATTGCCGACTATGCCGGCATGTTCGCCGTGACCGGTGGCCTGGGAGTGGAAAAGCGCGAGAAGGCCTTTATCGACGCCTTTGACGACTACTCCGCCATCCTGTTCAAGAGCCTCGCCGACCGCCTGGCCGAGGCCTTTGCCGAGTGCCTGCACCAGCGCGTGCGCACGGACCTGTGGGGCTACGCCGCCAACGAAAATCTTGGCAGCGCCGACATGATTGCCGAGAAATACCAAGGCATCCGCCCAGCGCCCGGCTATCCCGCCTGCCCCGACCACAGTGCCAAGACCGACCTCTTTCGTGTGCTGCAGTGCGAAGACATCGGCATGCAACTCACCGAAAGCCTGGCCATGATGCCCGCCGCCAGCGTGAGCGGCTTCTACATCGGCCACCCGGACAGCGTGTATTTCAACGTGGGCAAGATTGGTGAGGACCAGCTGCACGACATGGCCGAACGCCGGGGCATGGATGAGGCGGTGTTGGCGCGGCTGCTGGCGCCTATTCTGTGA
- a CDS encoding sigma-54 interaction domain-containing protein, producing MISAPLPADSGSPALPELTAYLDALPEPHILFDRQYRIVAANAAYRRQFGQGAPVVGRTCHEVSHHSPVPCDQAGETCPLARSVLSGQRERVLHLHHTPRGEDYVQIELVPLRDARGQPSYFLEKMEPLPIAQSRADAQGMIGRSPPFQAVLELIARVGPSQASVLLLGESGTGKELAARAVHQASHRASRALVAVDCASLPETLFESELFGHEKGAFTGAHAARAGLVEAAHGGTLFLDEVGDIPMTMQVKLLRLLESGTYRRVGQTELRRADIRVVAATHRNLKAMVAEGRFREDLYYRLSTFPILLPALRDRAEDIALLAHALLERVAPGRALAMAPAAMRRLAQHPFPGNVRELRNVLERAALLTDGAIVTAPTIERSLAFDAFDGSGAQALVGVFQGAAGPHASHARRDATLRSVEDAALRLALSTTAATRQELARALGISTRTLYRKLRALGDQSGVGENG from the coding sequence ATGATCTCTGCCCCATTACCCGCCGATAGCGGCAGCCCCGCGCTGCCCGAACTCACCGCCTACCTCGACGCCTTGCCCGAGCCCCACATCCTGTTCGACCGCCAGTACCGCATCGTGGCCGCCAACGCAGCCTACCGGCGCCAGTTTGGACAAGGGGCGCCGGTGGTTGGGCGCACCTGCCACGAGGTGTCGCACCACTCACCGGTGCCCTGCGACCAGGCGGGCGAGACCTGCCCGCTGGCCCGCTCCGTGTTGAGCGGGCAACGCGAGCGTGTGCTGCACCTGCACCACACGCCGAGGGGCGAAGACTATGTGCAGATCGAGCTGGTGCCGCTGCGTGACGCGCGCGGCCAACCAAGCTATTTCCTGGAAAAGATGGAGCCCCTGCCTATCGCCCAGAGCAGGGCAGACGCGCAGGGGATGATCGGGCGTTCGCCGCCATTCCAGGCGGTGCTGGAGCTCATCGCCCGCGTGGGCCCATCGCAGGCCAGCGTGTTGCTGCTGGGCGAGTCCGGCACAGGCAAGGAGCTGGCGGCGCGGGCCGTGCACCAGGCGAGCCACAGGGCCTCCCGTGCGCTGGTGGCTGTGGACTGCGCCAGCCTGCCCGAGACCCTGTTCGAGAGCGAGCTGTTTGGCCACGAGAAAGGCGCCTTCACGGGCGCTCACGCCGCGCGGGCCGGGCTGGTGGAGGCCGCGCATGGCGGCACCCTGTTTCTGGACGAAGTGGGCGACATCCCGATGACCATGCAGGTCAAGCTGCTGCGCCTGCTCGAAAGCGGCACCTACCGCCGCGTGGGGCAGACCGAGCTGCGCCGCGCGGACATTCGTGTGGTGGCCGCGACCCACCGCAACCTCAAGGCCATGGTGGCCGAGGGGCGGTTTCGCGAAGACCTGTATTACCGGCTCAGCACCTTCCCTATCCTGCTGCCCGCATTGCGTGACCGGGCCGAAGACATCGCCCTGCTGGCCCACGCCCTGCTCGAGCGCGTGGCACCAGGCCGCGCGCTCGCCATGGCCCCCGCCGCCATGCGCCGCCTGGCGCAACATCCCTTTCCGGGCAATGTGCGCGAGCTGCGCAACGTGCTGGAGCGCGCCGCCCTGCTGACAGACGGCGCCATCGTGACCGCGCCCACCATCGAACGGTCGCTCGCCTTCGATGCCTTCGACGGCAGCGGTGCACAGGCGCTTGTGGGGGTATTCCAGGGCGCGGCCGGGCCTCACGCATCCCACGCACGGCGCGATGCCACGCTGCGCAGCGTGGAAGACGCGGCACTGCGCTTGGCCCTGAGCACCACGGCCGCAACACGCCAGGAGCTGGCGCGGGCGTTGGGTATCAGCACCCGCACGCTCTATCGCAAACTGCGTGCGCTGGGCGATCAAAGCGGAGTGGGTGAAAACGGCTAA